The window GAAAACAAATCaggaaaataataaatctctGATAATATTAGATGATGTCTTTTCAACATTAGATATCCAAACTTCAATTGAGATATTTGAaagtttatttaaaatagaTGGTGGTATAGTTTCTGAAAAATCTTGTATAGTCACAATTAGCATTGAccatatttcaatattggCCTCTAAAGTTAAGTTTCCAGAGGAAAAAGCTGttaatattgttattatgGATAAAGGAACAATATCATATAGCGGCTTGCTCCAAACCTACTTAAATGAATTTCCctatttgaaaaaagatCACTATcttgatttaaatgatgAATACAACTTTAATGGAAataacaaagaaaaaaaatattatttggttGAGGAACTGCATAATGAAATAGCTATAGATAGTAAAATACCACTTTACGCAAATAATCATGAAGAAACATCAACATTTCAAACAACTAACATCCACTTTTATTCTAAATATATCTactattttgaatatattggaagaatttactttttaatttttttattggtATGCATTTTAAAGATAGGAGTAACGAAATCTATGGATATTTATTTAGCCAGATATTCATCTTTAGGATCgccaaaaatattcattattcattattctGTTCTATTAATTGTTAAGTTAATATTAGAGTGCTTTACATTTATCTCAGAAGCTTTGTTATCAGCaaaatcttcttcaaaaatCCACAACAATTACCTAATTTCATTACTGAAAGCtccattaaattttttctcATATACACCTATTTCAAGAGTTCTAAACAGATTCAACTTGGATTTACTTGTATTAGATGACATATTGGTTCGAAAGATTGTTGGTGTAATGATTCGAATATTTGAACCATTTATACATTTATCTTTGGTATTTCTTACTAACcctattattattccatTCTCAATTGCGCATATAGTTTTCATTGTTATTTCATATGGAATGCCTTTATTTCACATTTACAAAGCAACTCAAATGGttattttatcaatttgttcaaatttaaacaaTACTTTTTCAGAAACAATACAAGGATGGGAAATTATTAGAGACTTTAAAAATGATGTCTTATATAGAGAAATTTTATGTTCTAATTTGTTAGACATAATTAAAATGAGAATGATGCAAATTTCAGTAATTAAATGGGCATCATTTAgaatacaatttttttctggACCCTtggttatttttttatatttggCTTATTTACTATAttgtattttatttcaaactAAAAGTTCGGGAATCTTCAATTTGGCTGGAATAGAACTGGGTTatgtaatttatttctacATTACTTTTACTGaaactttgaatttaatatttattaaaatttccTCTTTAGAAAAAGATATGTGTTCACTAGAAAGAGTAATAGAATACTCAAATAATACAtctaatgaaaataaacttaTAGAAGACTTGAAGCAGGAAGAAGCCATTTTAGATGAGAAAGTAAATAGTGATTCTAATTTAAAACTAAAATTTACAAACGTAGAGTTATCATATCAAGTTTCAGATTTTACCAGTAATTACAATTACTTGGAATTTAAAGCAATTAAAGACTTTAATCTTGAGCTGAGCCCAAATGAAcatattggaattattgGTAGAACAGGATGTGGAAAGTCAACTTTAATTAAAGGTATTTTAGGGTCATTAATTCCTTCTTCTGGCACAATAAAATTTGGggaaattgaaatttataaCTTATCAAGGAATAAAAGGAGAGAAATAATTGGTATAGTAACTCAAACACCTCTAAAGGTAAATAATTGGtcaattagaaaatatttggatCCATTTTTTGAACATAATCAAGATACAATTTTACaagtattaaaatttaCTGGATTCTACAAAATAATTGCTAATAGAATGCAATTTGACGAAAATCTGGATCTAGTTAGATTATCAGACTATAACCAAGAAAATTGCATCTCTTTGACagattttcatttaaaatatttgaactTTGTCAGGCTATTATTGAATAGGAAGAAATACaaaatcattttattaGACGAGCCTACAATAGAAGCACAGATTGAATTGGGAAATGAAGCTCTGAGTCATTGCTATGAGAACTCAAAGCTTGTTCCTATTGAAGAGCTTATCAGAGATTACTTCCAGCATTGCTGTGTTGTAATCGTTTCGCATAATTTTAATGCTTTAAAATATTGcaatagaattattaatcttAGCTATAAATGCAGGTTAGATATAGAAACaaaaagtaattaaaaGTGATTATTCCTGTAAACATGAATAATTGGTcaataatcaattttttttaagataAAAAACAATGAATTTATTGTTTGTagtttttttctaaatttatccctatattttcttattattaaatttgtccctctttaatttattttacaCACACCCGCCAAcataattttatatattttatagtGGGATCttataaattaaaggaTAAATTAGTAATATACTAAAttgtaattaatttcttttataagCCTCATAATTTAAACCGGAAGGTGGAAAATTGGAATATAAGCAACTAATTAAGgatctaatttttttttctaagtATTATTTGGGGTAGCCAAATATGCATATAGAGctaaaaaatagaaatattaaaaatgagGGTGATTTAGAGAGTAATACAAATGAAACGAAAGAAGACTCGTCCATTGTTGACTCACAAAAATGCGGCTCTTACAAATCATCTTCACTGAATTcagcaataataatttcaagcaattcaaataatcaaaacTATGGTGAAAAACGAGTAGTTGAAGTTCCACTTAAAGAATCAGAAATATGGATACAAATGCTTATTGGATTTGTAACAGTAGTAAAAGCAACTGTTGGTACAGGAATACTCTTTGCTCCTTTTGCAATTGTTAATTCAGGCTATGTCTTAAGTATTGTAATCATTTTGGTTTATTGGTTATTAAATGTTATTTGCACCATTTTAATGTTTAAATGCGCTGATGAAGTTAATGACACATATTCAGGTATTGCATCTGCAGCGATGGGGAAGACTGGACGAATTCTGGCTGATATTTCAATTACATTTACACAGTTATCATTTTGCGCAGTATTTGTTACTTTTGTAACCAAAGCTATACAAAATGTAATATCTGGCATTCATGATTGTGCGCCTGCGTATATAGAATATGGTACAGCACTAATTACCTTTATTCAGCTCATCGTATACATTCCTATGTCCTGTTTTGGTAGAATTCAGTCATTGGGCCCAGCGATGATTATGGCGAATATTGCACTTCTCATCGGTTTGGTAACAGTATTTGCCTACTCTGCTTTAGAACTTGcatcaaatatttcaaataatactaTGGCTAAAATCTCAGATTTCACAGATTTAGAATCAATTGCAGGTTTGGTTGGCACTGCTGCTTTTTTGTGGGTATCTGGTCCTGTTGTAGTATCTTATTATGTTTCAATTGCAGATTACAACGCCAGAAGAAGATTTACCTGGGTATATGTTGTGGCAATaacttttgtttttatGCTTGCCACATCATTTGCTTTTGTTTCAGCATTTGGATATGGTGAAAATACTTTTTCTACTATTACCTTGAACCTTCCGATTACAGCAGGTGCTATGTCAGGTCAGATATTCTTTGCTATTTCGATTTTACTTTCATTTCCACTAATGATCTTTCCTGTAAAAGAGATTTTcacaaaatatattgacaattattggaagaaacataacaaaaataaaattctgGAATTTATTACACCAGCTGAACAAGTTAGACAACTTAGCATTCAAAAAACTTCGAGTAAATTAAACACTCCAATAACTTCTCAAACCAATTCTCCtggaaaagaaaatttgaGTCCAAATTCCATCAATTCAAAATTAGGCTCAAAAATCCTTCTTAGGCAACCAAGTGGATCAATTTCGTTTACAAttgataattcaaataacaAATTATCAAGTTACTTTGTGAAAGCAGCACCTTCAGCcattgtaataatattgagcATAATTTGCTGTATGATTGGtttctttcttattaaCTCACTTGGAAACTTTGTAAATCTTGTTGGAGGTTTATTTTGCGTTCCAATCAGTATTATTCTTCCTGCATTATTTCATCTAACACTATTTAAGCAGCGGATTTCACTTCCTGCATTCATTCTGGATATTTTCCTCATTATTTCTGGAATAATTACGTCAATTGTCGTCATTTGGTACACATTCGTTTCATGGAGCGTTACAAACGAGTCCATATGTAATATTAAGCATTAGCTTAACTATTATTTGACTTAAATATTGACTAAccaatttaataatatcttaTTTCATATACTTAATTCTACTGAAATTACTGTACCTCTATTCTAGAACTTCACATTCTAGTAAACAACCTATAAGCCATTTGTGGCAAtatcattttaattaaaaatatggaATTATTTCCCTAAATAATCTTAAAACCAACATTAAAATGGAGAACAAgacaattaataattaaaaattacatTTTTAATACCTCTTTTAGccccttttttttttttttaaaaaatatctGATTGtggaatattttttaactGCATGtacaatataataattaaaattaattggcgcaaaattttcaaacaTGTGGGGATTTAACTTGATTTCAGAATCTGTTCGTCAGATTAGAGAAACAAAACTGAAATAAATCCAATCAATTAAAATCgaactttttattaaattattgttGTGAATTTCAGAACTTTTAAAATGAGTAAAAAGAACGTTTCAATTGTTGTGGCAGCTTCTGTTTTGAGTAGAGGAATAGGAATTAACGGACAATTACCTTGGTCTATATCTGaggatttgaaatttttttcaaagatAACTAGTAATAATTGTGACTCGAATAAGAAGAATGCACTAATTATGGGAAGAAAAACATGGGATTCAATTGGAAGAAGACCTcttaaaaatagaaaaattgTCGTTATTTCCTCTAGCTTACCACAAGATGAAGCCGATCCTAATGTTATTGTATTTAGAAACCTTGAAGATTCAATAAAGAATCTTATGAATGATGACACAattgagaatatttttgtCTGTGGTGGTGAATCCATATACAGGGATGCTTTAAAGGATAACTTTGTAGATAGAATATACTTAACAAGGGTGGCACTAGAAGATATAGAATTTGACACTTATTTCCCAGAAATACCTGAGACATTCTTACCAGTATATATGTCTCAGACATTCTGTACTAAGAATATCTCTTATGATTTTATGGTTTTtgaaaaacaagaaaaaaaaactttgcAAAATTGTGACCCTGTAAGAGGTCAATTAAAGTCCATAGATGATACTGTTGATCTTCTTGGTGAAATATTTGGGATTAGAAAAATGGGAAATAGACACAAGTTTccaaaagaagaaatctACAACACTCCAAGTATTCGATTCGGAAGAGAACATTATGAGTTTCAGTACCTAGACCTTCTTTCTAGGGTCTTAGAGAATGGAGCTTATAGAGAAAATAGGACAGGCATTAGTacatattcaatatttgggCAGATGATGAGATTTGATATGAGAGAATCTTTTCCACTTTTGACTACAAAAAAAGTTGCAATCAGGTCCATTTTTGAGGAATTAATATGGTTTATTAAGGGAGATACTAATGGAAATCATTTGATTGAGAAAAAGGTTTATATTTGGTCAGGAAATGGCTCGaaagaatatttggaaAGAATTGGTTTAGGGCATAGAGAGGAGAATGATTTGGGCCCGATCTATGGTTTTCAGTGGAGACATTACAATGGAGAGTACAAAACGATGCATGATGATTATACTGGAGTTGGAGTTGATCAGCTTGCAAAACTTATTGAGACCTTAAAGAATAACCCAAAGGATAGAAGACATATACTAACAGCCTGGAATCCATCTGCTCTATCTCAAATGGCTCTTCCGCCTTGCCATGTGCTTTCTCAGTACTATGTTACCAATGATAATTGTCTTAGTTGTAACCTTTATCAAAGGAGTTGTGACTTGGGATTAGGATCTCCATTTAACATTGCATCCTATGCCATACTTACCATGATGCTTGCTCAAGTTTGTGGTTATGAACCAGGTGAGCTTGCTATTTTTATTGGAGATGCCCATATCTATGAAAATCACCTAACACAATTAAAAGAACAATTAAGCCGCACTCCACGTCCATTTCCGCAACTCAAATTCAAGAGAaaagttgaaaatattgaagattttaaatGGGAAGACATCGAATTAATCGGATATTATCCATATCCCACTATTAAAATGGAGATGGCGGTATAGtctattatttataaaatatcCATAGTAGTCAGTCGTCAAATTCTatgattcaatttcttcaagaTCTTACTAAGTTTTACTAATGGGTAACTTTATCATtgatttattcatttttctaaaaattattaatattgaactTTGGCTTATTTATCAACTATAAAGCCAACCCAATTTTATactaatatattattgattataAAGCTCgtttttaaattatctaaaaatatgtacattttattaaaaaaatattcaaatacgCATGAAAAATTAAGTAATTAATGGGATGTTCCTGATTATTAACagaaaatttattctttttcaaataaaaaatttttatgtTCTTAGTCCGATCATATTATCAACTTTtcattttaaaagaataatcaaattattttttttaattaacttTGTTGGAATTATTATGGATTAATCTGTAATTAATGATCTAACGTTTTGTACTGTGATTCCTTGTAAATTTGTACTAATAAAtggaaattaatattatatctttaatttaaaatatctaagcaattttaatttataattcaaaaattacttttgaGATAATCGCACActaaaaattttataaaaagattttatttaaCTTCGTTCACACAGtgaattgatttaaatggaaataaattcatttcaaattactattatttgttgaaaTGTGGAATATAGATGTACGAAAATTACTTATACTAGTTTCTTATATActcttatttatttatcaatcgcaaaataatttcatttatgGAAAAGAGTTAAGGAATACAATTGAAAATagtgaaaataaagaacaTGCTTCAAATAAGGATGAACCTGATAGAGCAGTTTTTAAAGATCAAGAGTCGCAATTAACTACTTCAAGATATCCAGAATTAAAACATGAAAATGTTCCTGGTATGGTCAAAAAATTAAGCTATAGTGATGGTAGTAGCAGTAGcaaaaataagaatagTAAAAGTAGTGAAAGTAGTAGTAGCAGTGATGGAAGTAGTAGCAGTGATGAGAGTAGTAGTAGCGATGAAGATAGTGATAGCAGTGATAGTAGTGGTGATAGTGATGACAGTAATAGCAGTGGTGAgagtagtagtagtagtgaTGAAAATAGCAGTGATAGTAGTGGTAGCAGCGGCAGTGAAGCTGAAAGCGAAAACGTTGGTATAATTTCGTGTAGATCGGGACTTGGTGAGGAGCCGAGCACATCTACTGGAATAGgcagaaaaagaaaaatgcCATCTTTACAAAAATctgcaaaaaaaataaaaaagctAGAGAGAGGTGGCCCCTCTCCAATAAAAAAGTCGCatattagaaaattcattatgaataatagatttactttaatattagcTGAAATTGAAGTACAGTTGTTTGGCTCAATAAATTTGGCACTTTCAGATTATTGGCTTGTAAAAAATCAACTCGATTCAGAGAAGGAATTAGTTCAAACTTTAATTAGTGTATTTTCTCATGGTGAAAGTTATTTAGAGAAGGAAGCTGAGATACAATTTGTTCAAACTTATTTTATGATTGCTAGGAAAGTAAAATCCATCTTGGTTCCAGGTTATGATGGTAATAAAAGAAGCATTTTTCAACAAATGCagatatttaaattaaactataaaaagattaaatgtaataaaattcaaataagtTTTATcatgatttatttgatttttgaatttaacgaatactttatttttaatggaTTTTTACTTTACATATTGCTTTGCTCATTTAATGAGCTAGAAGATATAGAATTTAATCAATCATTAATTATGGTATTGAAAAATCAACATAGTTTGGGATCTAAAATTTCAGCTATTGGAGGAAAAGATTTAACAAAATTTCTTAAtgatataaaaaatatttttacaGAACATTCAAAGTATGAAATTCAAGCAATGAGTagatttcaaaatataagGTTTCctataaattttaattcctTCAATGCTGAAGAGTTTGGGCTTAATTTTTGTCTTATATTACTTGAATTGCATATactaaatgaaaataaacttaGTGAACTACAAATTTTTCTATTCTTTGGATCAAGATTTAGTTCTTCTTCTTTAGTTCTATTGGCTAATGATATTTACAAGTTAGCAAAGCAAAATTCAATTACTAGTACAGATAT is drawn from Cryptosporidium parvum Iowa II chromosome 4, whole genome shotgun sequence and contains these coding sequences:
- a CDS encoding possible transporter with 11 transmembrane domains, coding for MHIELKNRNIKNEGDLESNTNETKEDSSIVDSQKCGSYKSSSLNSAIIISSNSNNQNYGEKRVVEVPLKESEIWIQMLIGFVTVVKATVGTGILFAPFAIVNSGYVLSIVIILVYWLLNVICTILMFKCADEVNDTYSGIASAAMGKTGRILADISITFTQLSFCAVFVTFVTKAIQNVISGIHDCAPAYIEYGTALITFIQLIVYIPMSCFGRIQSLGPAMIMANIALLIGLVTVFAYSALELASNISNNTMAKISDFTDLESIAGLVGTAAFLWVSGPVVVSYYVSIADYNARRRFTWVYVVAITFVFMLATSFAFVSAFGYGENTFSTITLNLPITAGAMSGQIFFAISILLSFPLMIFPVKEIFTKYIDNYWKKHNKNKILEFITPAEQVRQLSIQKTSSKLNTPITSQTNSPGKENLSPNSINSKLGSKILLRQPSGSISFTIDNSNNKLSSYFVKAAPSAIVIILSIICCMIGFFLINSLGNFVNLVGGLFCVPISIILPALFHLTLFKQRISLPAFILDIFLIISGIITSIVVIWYTFVSWSVTNESICNIKH
- a CDS encoding dihydrofolate reductase-thymidylate synthase; translated protein: IIVVNFRTFKMSKKNVSIVVAASVLSRGIGINGQLPWSISEDLKFFSKITSNNCDSNKKNALIMGRKTWDSIGRRPLKNRKIVVISSSLPQDEADPNVIVFRNLEDSIKNLMNDDTIENIFVCGGESIYRDALKDNFVDRIYLTRVALEDIEFDTYFPEIPETFLPVYMSQTFCTKNISYDFMVFEKQEKKTLQNCDPVRGQLKSIDDTVDLLGEIFGIRKMGNRHKFPKEEIYNTPSIRFGREHYEFQYLDLLSRVLENGAYRENRTGISTYSIFGQMMRFDMRESFPLLTTKKVAIRSIFEELIWFIKGDTNGNHLIEKKVYIWSGNGSKEYLERIGLGHREENDLGPIYGFQWRHYNGEYKTMHDDYTGVGVDQLAKLIETLKNNPKDRRHILTAWNPSALSQMALPPCHVLSQYYVTNDNCLSCNLYQRSCDLGLGSPFNIASYAILTMMLAQVCGYEPGELAIFIGDAHIYENHLTQLKEQLSRTPRPFPQLKFKRKVENIEDFKWEDIELIGYYPYPTIKMEMAV
- a CDS encoding secreted, membrane-associated protein (with a signal peptide plus transmembrane domain. member of cryptosporidium-specific FGLN gene family. adjacent paralog gene.) translates to IHFKLLLFVEMWNIDVRKLLILVSYILLFIYQSQNNFIYGKELRNTIENSENKEHASNKDEPDRAVFKDQESQLTTSRYPELKHENVPGMVKKLSYSDGSSSSKNKNSKSSESSSSSDGSSSSDESSSSDEDSDSSDSSGDSDDSNSSGESSSSSDENSSDSSGSSGSEAESENVGIISCRSGLGEEPSTSTGIGRKRKMPSLQKSAKKIKKLERGGPSPIKKSHIRKFIMNNRFTLILAEIEVQLFGSINLALSDYWLVKNQLDSEKELVQTLISVFSHGESYLEKEAEIQFVQTYFMIARKVKSILVPGYDGNKRSIFQQMQIFKLNYKKIKCNKIQISFIMIYLIFEFNEYFIFNGFLLYILLCSFNELEDIEFNQSLIMVLKNQHSLGSKISAIGGKDLTKFLNDIKNIFTEHSKYEIQAMSRFQNIRFPINFNSFNAEEFGLNFCLILLELHILNENKLSELQIFLFFGSRFSSSSLVLLANDIYKLAKQNSITSTDIIASILFDSDTFNRIKKRVLALHNLDLKNFKKQFNQCLQAKEGYNELLGIRRNTDIQEKSLKKSTAQERINLNLKYPFLNLF